The following are encoded in a window of Deltaproteobacteria bacterium genomic DNA:
- the xseB gene encoding exodeoxyribonuclease VII small subunit: MASKKFDELMSRLEEIVESLEEGSLPLEESLKLFEEGMKLVGTCSKKLEEAEKKVTMLVKEGTEGYTRKPFEVDEEEEG; this comes from the coding sequence ATGGCTTCAAAGAAATTCGACGAACTTATGTCCCGTCTCGAGGAGATCGTGGAGAGCCTCGAGGAGGGCAGCCTTCCTCTGGAGGAATCTCTCAAGCTTTTCGAGGAGGGGATGAAACTTGTTGGAACCTGCTCGAAGAAGCTGGAAGAAGCAGAGAAGAAGGTTACCATGCTGGTCAAGGAAGGGACCGAGGGGTATACCAGGAAGCCCTTTGAGGTGGACGAGGAGGAAGAGGGGTGA